Proteins from a genomic interval of Desulfofustis limnaeus:
- a CDS encoding ABC transporter ATP-binding protein has protein sequence MLHLDGVSRHFGGLPALDRVSFAIPPGQVTALIGPNGAGKSTLINCITGVDTPTAGTVVFQGRPITGLPAHRISRLGIARTFQNLRLFPRISVLENVLCGLTREGGQSMLMAMLRLPYLRHRERLLKLRAMEALDRFHLSDKASWPAAILAYGDKKRVELARATVGNPHLLLLDEPVAGLNGEETAAVGEQLHRLRAAGHTILLVEHDMDLVMRLADRVVVLDSGRCIAVGTPDEVRSNPLVLEAYLGQMEATA, from the coding sequence ATGCTGCATCTTGACGGGGTCAGCCGGCACTTCGGCGGTCTGCCGGCCCTTGATCGGGTCTCCTTCGCCATCCCCCCGGGCCAGGTCACGGCGCTGATCGGGCCCAACGGCGCCGGCAAGAGCACCCTGATCAATTGTATCACCGGTGTCGATACGCCGACGGCCGGCACCGTTGTCTTTCAGGGGCGGCCCATCACCGGTCTGCCCGCCCATCGCATCAGCCGCCTCGGCATCGCCCGCACCTTCCAAAATCTGCGGCTGTTCCCGCGCATCAGCGTGTTGGAAAATGTGCTCTGCGGACTGACCAGGGAAGGGGGGCAGTCGATGCTGATGGCCATGCTGCGCCTCCCCTATCTGCGGCACCGCGAGCGGCTGCTGAAGCTGCGGGCCATGGAAGCGCTCGATCGCTTCCACCTCAGCGACAAGGCCTCCTGGCCGGCGGCCATCCTGGCCTACGGCGACAAGAAGCGGGTCGAGTTGGCCCGGGCCACGGTGGGCAATCCGCACCTGCTGCTGCTCGACGAGCCGGTGGCCGGGCTAAACGGTGAAGAGACGGCGGCGGTCGGCGAGCAACTGCACCGGCTGCGGGCCGCCGGCCATACCATCCTGCTGGTGGAGCATGACATGGACCTGGTGATGCGGCTGGCCGATCGGGTGGTGGTCCTGGACAGCGGCCGCTGCATCGCCGTCGGCACCCCCGACGAGGTGCGCAGCAATCCGCTCGTGCTCGAGGCCTATCTCGGGCAGATGGAGGCCACCGCCTGA
- a CDS encoding ATP-binding cassette domain-containing protein: protein MLTIRHLTAHYGAAQALFGVDLEVGRGQTVALVGANGAGKSTLLRCVMGLVKPTGGTIELEGEDVTHRSPAHLVRRGLALSPEGREVFAELTVLENLELGAIPLSLGTAEKARRIDGVFSRFPKLAERRKQAAGTLSGGEQQMLAMGRALMAGPKLLLLDEPSLGLAPLITDEIFAIIHQLARSGTTILLVEQNAARALSASDKAYLLANGTIVEQGRSSDLLNDAALRAAFLGASAENPAASRLGGAGLTNIRLEKPDMHKLDFMPHFKDVGELRAHQQCGLCWTVRHAYEGSAHYRRKFEEAGISPADIKDLADLQKLPFTTADDLRDGYPFPLRAVPYEQLVRIHASSGTTGKRKVLCYTQKDLDDWEYFFARCYQMAGVTPLDRVQIAVGYGVWTAGVGFQAGCEKIGALAVPLGPGNIDMHIQFLLDFQSTVFCSTASMALLMAEEIHRRAIADKIAVKKIIYGSERSSRSMRSKISELFGGAELFDITGLTELYGPGTGIECSDHDCIHYWSDYYLLEILDPETLQPLPDGEWGEMVVTSLCKEGAPLIRYRTRDITRIIPGPCTCGSIMPRHSRIRGRSDDTIKFRGVNIYPSSIDTILSAIPGLGSEYQIHLRRDEAGRDHMRLVIERAEGVDDKRSAELAHEATYQIKKQQLVSADVELVDYGRLPRSERKSKRVFDNRIQDEIV, encoded by the coding sequence ATGCTGACGATCCGCCATCTGACCGCCCATTACGGCGCCGCCCAGGCCCTGTTCGGGGTCGACCTGGAGGTCGGCCGGGGCCAGACCGTCGCCCTCGTCGGTGCCAACGGTGCCGGCAAGAGCACGCTGCTGCGCTGCGTCATGGGCTTGGTGAAACCGACCGGCGGCACCATTGAACTTGAGGGGGAAGACGTCACGCACCGCTCCCCGGCGCACCTGGTGCGCCGGGGACTGGCCCTGTCGCCGGAGGGGCGTGAGGTGTTTGCCGAGCTGACGGTCCTGGAAAACCTGGAGCTGGGCGCCATCCCCTTGTCGCTCGGAACAGCCGAAAAGGCCCGGAGGATCGACGGGGTGTTCAGCCGTTTTCCGAAACTGGCCGAACGCAGGAAACAGGCGGCCGGCACCCTGTCCGGCGGCGAGCAGCAGATGCTGGCCATGGGCCGGGCCCTGATGGCCGGGCCGAAGTTGCTGCTGCTCGACGAGCCGAGCCTCGGGCTGGCACCGTTGATCACCGATGAGATCTTCGCCATCATCCACCAATTGGCGCGGTCCGGCACCACCATCCTGCTGGTGGAACAGAATGCGGCCCGGGCCTTGTCGGCCTCCGACAAGGCCTATCTGCTGGCCAACGGCACCATCGTCGAGCAGGGTCGGAGCAGCGACCTGCTCAACGACGCCGCCCTGCGCGCTGCCTTTCTCGGCGCTTCCGCAGAAAACCCGGCAGCCAGCCGTCTCGGCGGCGCCGGTTTGACCAATATACGCTTGGAGAAACCCGATATGCATAAACTGGATTTCATGCCGCACTTCAAAGACGTTGGCGAGTTGCGGGCCCACCAGCAGTGCGGGTTGTGCTGGACCGTCCGGCACGCCTACGAGGGGTCGGCCCACTACCGCCGGAAATTCGAAGAGGCCGGGATCTCCCCGGCCGACATCAAGGATCTGGCCGACCTGCAGAAGCTGCCGTTCACCACCGCCGACGACCTGCGCGACGGCTACCCGTTTCCGCTGCGCGCCGTTCCCTACGAGCAGCTGGTGCGCATCCATGCCAGTTCCGGGACCACCGGCAAGCGCAAGGTGCTCTGTTATACCCAGAAAGATCTGGACGACTGGGAATATTTCTTCGCCCGCTGTTATCAGATGGCCGGCGTCACGCCGTTGGACCGGGTGCAGATCGCCGTCGGTTACGGTGTCTGGACCGCCGGTGTCGGTTTCCAGGCGGGCTGCGAGAAGATCGGGGCGCTGGCGGTGCCGCTCGGCCCCGGCAATATCGACATGCACATCCAGTTCCTGCTCGATTTCCAGTCCACCGTCTTTTGTTCGACGGCCTCCATGGCGCTGCTGATGGCCGAGGAGATCCACCGGCGCGCCATCGCCGACAAGATCGCCGTCAAGAAGATCATCTACGGCTCGGAACGCTCCAGCCGCTCGATGCGCAGCAAGATTTCCGAACTGTTCGGCGGTGCCGAGCTGTTCGACATCACCGGCCTGACCGAGCTGTACGGTCCGGGGACCGGCATCGAGTGCTCCGATCACGACTGCATCCATTACTGGAGCGATTACTACCTGCTCGAGATCCTCGACCCCGAGACACTGCAGCCGCTGCCCGACGGCGAGTGGGGGGAGATGGTGGTGACCTCGCTGTGCAAGGAGGGGGCGCCGCTCATCCGCTATCGCACCCGGGACATCACCCGGATCATTCCCGGACCCTGCACCTGCGGCTCCATCATGCCGCGCCATTCGCGCATCCGCGGCCGTTCCGACGACACCATCAAATTCCGTGGGGTCAACATCTATCCGAGCAGCATCGACACCATTCTCTCGGCCATACCCGGCCTCGGATCGGAATACCAGATCCACCTGCGCCGAGATGAGGCCGGCCGCGACCATATGCGGCTGGTCATCGAACGGGCCGAAGGGGTGGACGACAAACGGAGCGCCGAGTTGGCCCATGAGGCCACCTATCAGATCAAGAAACAGCAATTGGTCTCGGCCGATGTGGAACTGGTCGACTACGGCCGGCTGCCTCGATCGGAGCGCAAGAGTAAACGGGTGTTTGACAACCGTATTCAAGACGAGATCGTCTAA
- a CDS encoding ABC transporter substrate-binding protein — MMRTVYASLVCLLLAVAPAAAEEVIKLGALFDLSGRAAFIGTPTKLVAEMVVEKINAEGGINGKKIELVIADTEADPAKTASIVKKFIYKDNVVAIIGPTLTDTGMNVKKVVDEGKTPIFMTVGGDPVIMGGKYGPFEWVFKSPQRSSTAVERLFIYLQEKGLTKVALLSAADGFGKDGEHWMNELGPKYGIEIIARESFGTRDTDMTAQLTKVKNSNPQAIIAWTIGPAGSIIAKNKVQLGIDLPLFQCHGLPDPKYVELAGPASEGDRMPSTKLMVADELPDNDPQKPVVQEFIRLYREKGYDQQFPINTHSGYAWDAIMMVANAIKQVGTDKAALRDAIEATTGYVGVSGIYNITPEDHNGLGVDSMVMVQVKNGAFTLAE; from the coding sequence ATGATGAGAACCGTATACGCAAGTCTGGTGTGTCTGCTGCTGGCCGTTGCCCCGGCGGCAGCCGAGGAAGTGATCAAGCTGGGGGCGCTGTTCGACCTGTCCGGCCGGGCGGCCTTTATCGGCACGCCCACCAAGCTGGTCGCCGAAATGGTAGTGGAGAAGATCAACGCCGAGGGCGGTATCAACGGCAAGAAGATCGAACTGGTCATCGCCGATACCGAGGCCGACCCGGCCAAGACCGCCTCCATCGTCAAGAAATTCATCTACAAGGACAACGTGGTGGCGATCATTGGGCCGACCCTGACCGATACCGGCATGAACGTCAAGAAGGTGGTGGATGAGGGCAAAACGCCGATCTTCATGACGGTCGGCGGCGATCCGGTGATCATGGGCGGCAAGTACGGCCCGTTCGAGTGGGTGTTCAAGTCGCCGCAACGCTCGAGCACCGCTGTCGAGCGGTTGTTCATCTACCTGCAGGAGAAAGGGCTTACCAAAGTGGCCCTATTGTCGGCGGCCGATGGTTTCGGCAAGGACGGCGAGCACTGGATGAACGAATTGGGCCCGAAATACGGGATCGAGATCATCGCCCGAGAGTCCTTCGGGACCCGCGACACCGACATGACCGCCCAGCTCACCAAGGTGAAGAACAGCAACCCGCAGGCGATCATCGCCTGGACCATCGGGCCGGCCGGCTCGATCATCGCCAAGAACAAGGTGCAACTGGGCATCGACCTGCCCTTGTTCCAATGCCACGGACTGCCTGACCCGAAATACGTGGAGCTGGCCGGCCCGGCCAGCGAAGGCGATCGGATGCCGTCCACCAAGCTGATGGTGGCCGACGAATTGCCCGACAACGACCCGCAGAAGCCGGTGGTCCAGGAATTCATCCGGCTCTACCGGGAGAAGGGATATGACCAGCAGTTCCCGATCAACACCCACTCCGGCTACGCCTGGGACGCCATCATGATGGTCGCCAACGCCATCAAACAGGTGGGCACCGACAAGGCGGCCCTGCGTGACGCCATTGAGGCCACCACCGGCTACGTCGGCGTATCCGGCATCTATAACATCACCCCCGAGGACCACAACGGCCTCGGCGTCGACTCGATGGTCATGGTGCAGGTAAAAAACGGCGCCTTCACCCTCGCGGAATAG
- a CDS encoding type II toxin-antitoxin system HicB family antitoxin, producing the protein MDKYTYRVTWSEEDQAYVATCLEFPSLSWLDASYEQALSGIRRTVADVLSDMEKSGERSPVPFATRKYSGNYRLRMPANLHKQLTIEAAEQEISLNRLINHLLESR; encoded by the coding sequence ATGGACAAATATACTTATAGAGTCACGTGGTCGGAGGAAGACCAGGCGTATGTGGCCACATGTCTGGAATTTCCTTCGTTAAGCTGGCTTGATGCGAGCTATGAACAAGCACTGAGTGGTATCCGCAGAACCGTAGCGGATGTTCTTTCCGATATGGAAAAGAGCGGAGAGAGATCGCCAGTCCCTTTTGCCACCAGAAAATACAGCGGCAATTACCGGCTCAGGATGCCAGCCAACCTGCACAAACAGCTGACCATCGAAGCGGCTGAGCAGGAGATAAGCCTTAATCGGCTCATCAACCATCTACTTGAGTCACGCTGA
- a CDS encoding toxin HicA encodes MDKAKIIAELEAAPTHIRFARLAAICDHFFGAPRQSKTSHRVYQTPWLGDPRINIQKDGDKAKPYQVKQVIKALKKL; translated from the coding sequence ATGGACAAGGCAAAAATCATTGCTGAATTGGAGGCTGCGCCGACCCATATCAGATTTGCTCGCCTCGCTGCCATCTGTGATCATTTCTTTGGTGCACCAAGACAAAGCAAAACAAGCCACCGGGTTTACCAAACACCATGGCTCGGCGACCCACGAATAAACATTCAAAAAGACGGAGACAAAGCAAAACCATATCAAGTAAAGCAGGTCATCAAGGCTTTAAAGAAACTGTGA
- the amrB gene encoding AmmeMemoRadiSam system protein B, which produces MIRQPAVANRFYPGSPRELQRVVAELMTGLGSDKKKAIGAISPHAGYVYSGRLAGQTLGAIEIPPTVVILGPNHHGRGAAVAVSMADWQMPLGLVPCDTDLARTLVNSSPLLEADDEAHRYEHSLEVQVPFLQASNPDLSLVAIAVSHLRYQECVQVARSLAEAITAEARQVLLVASTDMSHYESRRSASLKDHRALDRILAYDPEGLYRTVTGERISMCGFIPVTITLLAARHLGATGVELVGYTDSGEASGDTDQVVGYAGLIIS; this is translated from the coding sequence ATGATCCGCCAACCGGCTGTCGCCAACCGCTTTTACCCCGGCTCCCCGCGGGAGCTGCAACGAGTCGTTGCCGAACTCATGACCGGCCTGGGCAGCGACAAGAAAAAGGCCATCGGCGCCATCTCGCCCCATGCCGGCTATGTCTATTCCGGCCGGCTGGCCGGCCAGACGCTAGGGGCCATCGAGATTCCGCCGACCGTCGTCATCCTCGGTCCCAACCACCACGGCCGCGGGGCCGCGGTCGCGGTGTCCATGGCGGACTGGCAGATGCCGCTGGGTCTGGTACCCTGCGACACCGATCTGGCCCGCACTCTGGTGAACAGCTCACCGCTGCTCGAAGCCGACGACGAAGCGCACCGCTACGAGCACTCCCTGGAAGTGCAGGTGCCCTTCCTGCAGGCCAGCAATCCGGACCTATCCCTGGTGGCGATCGCCGTCTCCCACCTCCGCTATCAGGAGTGCGTCCAGGTGGCCCGATCCCTGGCCGAGGCGATCACCGCCGAAGCGCGGCAGGTGTTGCTGGTGGCATCGACCGACATGTCCCACTACGAATCGCGCCGCTCCGCCTCGCTCAAGGATCACCGGGCCCTGGATCGCATTCTGGCCTACGATCCGGAAGGGCTGTACCGGACCGTCACCGGGGAGCGGATCTCCATGTGCGGCTTCATCCCGGTCACCATCACCCTGCTCGCCGCCCGCCATCTGGGCGCCACCGGGGTCGAGCTGGTCGGCTACACCGATTCGGGAGAGGCCTCCGGGGACACCGACCAGGTGGTCGGCTACGCCGGCCTGATCATCTCCTGA
- the cysS gene encoding cysteine--tRNA ligase, whose protein sequence is MSVTIYNTLTQKKEPLKPLEPGHVKLYVCGITSYDYCHIGHARSSLVFDLIVKYLRYRGYRVTFVRNFTDIDDKIINRANEQGVPAQELAARFIDEFYRDMDYLGLERPDIEPKATEHIPEMIALIETLIEQGKAYAVDGDVYFGVQSFPEYGKLSRRNLDDMQAGARISINEKKRHPMDFVLWKHAKPGEPFWDSPWGPGRPGWHIECSAMSKKYLGDTFDIHGGGKDLIFPHHENEIAQSEAANHRPFVNMWVHHGFVTVRNEETAENEKMSKSLGNFLTIRELSEKYHPEILKLFIFSTQYRNPLEYSEQAMLDAESGLTRLYESLAGIEAMERRPDPAAAAVITAKDRDKLKSLETRFQKAMDNDFNSAQAIGQLFDAAKTVNKILHKLQETQHPDDLALLDGAHDVIQRQGRVLGIFGEAAAAFLERRKRENIRDAVIDPAAIEALIARRNEARQNKDWKLSDAIRDELLAQSIELKDGPNGTTWSVKRE, encoded by the coding sequence ATGAGCGTCACCATCTATAACACCCTGACCCAGAAAAAAGAACCATTAAAGCCGCTGGAACCGGGTCATGTCAAACTCTATGTCTGCGGAATCACTTCCTACGACTATTGCCACATCGGCCACGCCCGTTCATCGCTGGTCTTCGACTTGATCGTCAAGTACCTGCGCTACCGCGGCTACCGGGTCACCTTCGTGCGCAACTTCACCGACATCGACGACAAGATCATCAATCGCGCCAACGAACAGGGCGTCCCCGCCCAGGAGTTGGCCGCCCGGTTCATCGATGAGTTCTACCGGGACATGGATTATCTGGGGCTGGAGCGGCCGGATATCGAGCCCAAGGCCACGGAGCATATCCCGGAGATGATCGCGCTGATCGAAACCCTCATCGAGCAGGGCAAGGCCTACGCAGTGGACGGCGACGTCTATTTCGGCGTCCAATCCTTTCCCGAATACGGCAAACTGTCTCGCCGCAACCTGGACGACATGCAGGCCGGGGCCCGGATCAGCATCAACGAGAAGAAGCGCCACCCCATGGATTTCGTGCTGTGGAAGCACGCCAAGCCGGGTGAGCCGTTCTGGGACAGCCCCTGGGGTCCGGGACGGCCCGGCTGGCATATCGAATGCTCGGCCATGAGCAAGAAGTACCTGGGCGACACCTTCGATATCCACGGCGGCGGCAAGGACCTGATCTTCCCCCACCACGAGAACGAGATTGCTCAGAGCGAGGCGGCCAACCACCGGCCGTTCGTCAACATGTGGGTGCACCACGGCTTCGTCACGGTGCGTAACGAGGAGACGGCGGAAAACGAGAAGATGTCAAAATCGCTCGGCAATTTCCTCACCATCCGGGAGCTGTCGGAGAAATATCACCCGGAGATCCTCAAACTCTTCATCTTTTCCACCCAGTACCGCAACCCGCTCGAATACTCGGAGCAGGCCATGCTCGACGCCGAGAGCGGCCTGACCAGGCTGTACGAATCCCTGGCCGGCATCGAGGCGATGGAGCGGCGGCCCGACCCGGCTGCGGCCGCGGTCATCACCGCCAAGGACCGGGACAAGCTGAAGAGCCTCGAGACCCGCTTCCAGAAAGCGATGGACAACGATTTCAACAGCGCCCAGGCCATCGGCCAGCTGTTCGATGCGGCCAAAACGGTCAACAAGATCCTCCACAAACTGCAAGAAACCCAGCATCCGGATGATCTTGCCCTGCTCGACGGCGCCCATGACGTCATCCAGCGGCAGGGACGGGTGCTCGGCATCTTCGGCGAGGCCGCCGCCGCCTTTCTTGAACGGCGCAAACGTGAAAACATCAGGGATGCCGTCATCGACCCGGCGGCCATCGAGGCACTCATCGCCCGGCGCAACGAAGCACGCCAGAACAAGGACTGGAAGCTCAGCGATGCCATCCGGGACGAGTTGCTGGCTCAATCCATCGAACTTAAGGACGGGCCGAACGGCACCACCTGGTCGGTAAAACGAGAGTGA
- a CDS encoding AmpG family muropeptide MFS transporter: MTETTARRSWTETLRSWLHPRVVTMLFFGFSAGLPLLLIFGTLSAWLTEAGVTRSAVTFFSWAALGYSFKFIWAPLIDRLPLPYLTRRLGRRRAWMATAQVMIMIAILAMGAVDPASGGGHLVAMAWAAVLLGFSAATQDIVIDAYRIECAEQELQALLSASYIAGYRIGMLVAGAGSLALAAWLGSSVESYSYTAWRLTYGGVALCMLIGLATTLLIPEPEPNRAAPATLRFGSGGYLRFFLLFLGAVSVFVLVFFAGGSVAQPLKEALRQGLPGVGLVAGFLVEALRLLIALLSGLAAARLLVALRLVPEELLSDTYIAPVKDFFTRYSTKMVLGLLLLIGFYRVSDIVLGVISTVFYLDLGFTKTEIAAIVQTFGLLMTIIGGFLGGMLTVRYGVIKMLFVGGVLAAATNVLFMVLAQAGPDPLLLKVVVGADNLAAGMASAAFVAFLSSLTSVSFTAVQYAVFSSLMTLFPKLIGGYSGTIVTAIGYPSFFMLTALLGVPVLILIWLVRTIR, from the coding sequence ATGACTGAGACCACCGCCCGCCGGAGCTGGACCGAGACCCTGCGTTCCTGGCTGCACCCGCGGGTGGTCACCATGCTCTTCTTCGGTTTTTCCGCCGGCCTGCCGTTGCTGCTCATCTTCGGCACCCTGTCGGCGTGGTTGACCGAGGCCGGCGTCACGCGTTCGGCGGTCACCTTTTTCAGCTGGGCGGCGCTCGGCTACAGCTTCAAGTTCATCTGGGCGCCGCTCATCGACCGGCTGCCGCTCCCGTACCTGACCCGGCGGCTCGGCCGGCGCCGGGCCTGGATGGCCACCGCCCAGGTGATGATCATGATCGCCATCCTGGCCATGGGCGCTGTCGATCCGGCCAGCGGCGGCGGCCACTTGGTGGCCATGGCCTGGGCGGCGGTGCTGCTCGGCTTTTCCGCAGCCACCCAGGATATCGTCATCGATGCCTACCGGATCGAATGCGCCGAGCAGGAACTGCAGGCGCTGTTGTCCGCCTCCTACATTGCCGGCTACCGGATCGGCATGCTGGTCGCTGGTGCCGGTTCGCTGGCGTTGGCCGCCTGGCTGGGCAGTTCGGTGGAGAGCTACTCCTACACGGCGTGGCGACTGACCTACGGCGGCGTGGCCCTGTGTATGCTGATCGGGTTGGCGACCACGCTGCTGATCCCGGAGCCGGAACCGAACCGGGCGGCCCCGGCCACCCTTCGTTTCGGCTCGGGCGGCTATCTGCGCTTCTTTCTGCTCTTTCTCGGCGCGGTCTCGGTCTTCGTGCTGGTGTTTTTCGCCGGCGGTAGTGTTGCTCAACCGCTCAAAGAAGCTCTGCGGCAGGGCCTGCCGGGGGTGGGGCTGGTGGCCGGCTTCCTGGTGGAGGCGCTGCGCCTGCTGATCGCCCTGTTGTCCGGCCTGGCGGCGGCACGGCTCCTGGTGGCGCTGCGACTGGTGCCGGAAGAACTGCTGAGCGATACCTATATCGCCCCGGTGAAGGATTTTTTCACCCGCTACAGCACCAAGATGGTGTTGGGTCTGCTGCTGCTGATCGGCTTTTACCGGGTCTCGGACATCGTGCTGGGCGTGATCTCCACCGTCTTCTATCTGGATCTCGGTTTCACCAAGACCGAGATCGCCGCCATCGTTCAGACCTTCGGCTTGCTGATGACCATCATCGGCGGCTTTCTGGGCGGCATGCTCACCGTCCGCTACGGAGTGATCAAGATGCTGTTTGTCGGCGGGGTCCTGGCGGCGGCCACCAACGTCTTGTTCATGGTGCTCGCCCAGGCGGGCCCGGACCCGCTGCTGCTCAAGGTCGTGGTCGGGGCCGACAACCTGGCCGCCGGCATGGCTTCGGCCGCCTTTGTCGCCTTTCTCTCCAGCCTCACCTCGGTGTCGTTCACCGCTGTCCAGTACGCCGTCTTCTCGTCGCTGATGACGCTGTTCCCGAAGTTGATCGGCGGCTATTCGGGGACCATCGTCACCGCCATCGGCTACCCCTCTTTCTTCATGCTCACGGCGCTGCTCGGGGTGCCGGTGCTGATCCTCATCTGGCTGGTGCGAACCATCCGCTGA
- a CDS encoding nitroreductase family protein: MNDLIRKTRTYRRFHQDRAISRETLTELVELARLGGSARNCQPWQYQLVTDSETAAAIFPHLGWAGYLSDWRGPEQGERPSAYVLCLLNRQRLKGSDAEAQFDLGIATQNLLLGAMEQGIGGCRIGSFAPHVARLFQMPEHLELSLVIALGYPRETVVLEETDGDDIRYWRDQNSIHHVPKRKLSELIVELPRQAG, encoded by the coding sequence ATGAACGACCTGATCAGAAAAACCAGGACCTACCGCCGCTTTCACCAGGATCGGGCCATCAGCCGCGAGACCCTGACGGAGCTGGTGGAGTTGGCCCGACTCGGCGGGTCGGCCCGCAACTGCCAGCCCTGGCAGTACCAGCTGGTAACCGATAGCGAGACGGCCGCGGCCATCTTTCCCCATCTCGGGTGGGCCGGCTACCTCAGCGACTGGCGCGGCCCGGAACAAGGCGAGCGACCGAGCGCCTACGTGCTGTGCTTGCTCAACCGCCAGCGGCTCAAAGGCAGCGATGCCGAGGCCCAGTTCGACCTGGGCATCGCCACCCAGAACCTGCTGCTCGGCGCCATGGAGCAAGGGATCGGCGGCTGCCGCATCGGCAGCTTTGCCCCGCACGTGGCCCGGTTGTTCCAGATGCCCGAACACCTGGAGCTGTCCCTGGTGATCGCGCTGGGCTACCCGCGGGAGACGGTGGTGCTCGAAGAGACCGACGGCGACGACATCCGTTACTGGCGTGATCAGAACAGCATCCATCACGTGCCGAAACGAAAGCTCTCCGAGCTGATCGTCGAATTGCCCCGGCAGGCCGGTTGA